TCGCCCGCTTCGCCCGCTCCACCAACGCGGTGAGCCATGATCTCCATGCGCTGGAGGCGGACGAGCGGGCACGGGAGCCGGCCTGATGTTGCACCGGCGGGGTGCTAGCGGGAGTCGGCCGTCACCACTGCTGGCTCCGGATCGATGCCCGCCGCCCTGTCGGTGCCGGCCTCCCCTTCAAGGGCGGCCACGACCCGGTTCCGTCCGGTCGTCTTGCCCTGGTACAGGCAGGTGTCAGCGCGGCTCACCAACTGGTGGGGTTGCTCGCCGTGGCGGTGTTGGGCGATACCGGCGGTGACCGAGCATTGCACCCCCGCCAGCGGCTGCTGTTCCACCGCCCGCCTTATGCGCTCACCGATGCGGCTGGCTTCGTGGGTGTCCGCACTGGGGGCTATGATCAGGAATTCCTCACCACCCCAGCGTGTTACCAGATCCTCCTGGCGCACGCCTTCCGCGAGCCTCGCTGCAACGTCCACAAGGACTGCATCGCCCACGGCATGACCTTTGGTGTCGTTGATGCGTTTGAACCGGTCGATGTCCAGCAGCAATACCGACAGGGGGCTGGCGTCCTCGGTGGCCCGGGCCGTCTGCTCCTGCAGGAAGTGCTCGCCGGCCCGGCGGTTGGCAAGCCCGGTGAGCGGGTCGGTGTTGGCCCAGCGCTGCCAGCTCTCCGCCCGGGCCATGGCGCTGCGGAGTTGGTCCCGCAGCAGGGCGACGGAGGCCACCAGTGCCAGCATCGCCAGCAGGAAGATGTGAACCCGCACCAGCTTCATGACCGTCTCGCCGGCGACCAGTGCATGGCTCGCCTCCACGAGCAGCCCCGATCCCGCCAGGATGGCCGAGGCCGTGATGATCAGCAGCCCGAAGAGGAGGCCGCGGTGCCGGTCGAGAATGCCGACGGTGGCGACGATGAGCAGTGCCACGGCCCAGTAATGGCCGCCGATGAGGTCCAGAAGCCGCTCCTCGATGCTCCCCGGGCTGTGAAAATGCCACGCCAGACGGCTGAGAACCACGGCCGTGCCGAAGCCCAGCAGCAGCATTTCCATGCTGCGCATGGGTACTGTGCGCCGCCACAACGGCACCAGCAGGACCATGCATGCCACGGCAACGGCGGGGTAGACGTAGGCCAGGAACAAGTCCTCTGGAGAGCGGAACCACCAGCTCAGGAGAACGATCGCTGCGGCGCAGACCAGCGTCCACGAGTAGACGCGCCGCTTGCTCAGGGCAACGCGGCGGAGCTCGTCGATCCGGCTGCTGGCACTGGTATCCGGCACCATTCCCGCCCCTGATATGGAATTCTTATTCGTGTCTCGGGAGTCGAAGGTTCGAACCATACCGGTTCAGGGGCGGAAATTCCGTCGACAAGTTATCAGTCAAGAGGCGTTGCCGGATTCCTCTGCCATGGCCGCGACGCGCTGTTGCAAGGCGCGGGCGATCCGCTCCTGGGGCTGGTCCCCGGTCCCTTCCTGCTCCAACTCCTCCACGGTGGCCGGGGTGCCGAAGGTGACGGTGACGGGATGGCGGCGCGGCCAGCGGTGCCTGGGCGGCATGGCGGCGTAGGTGCCGTGGATGTGCACGGGTACGGCAACGGCCGCCTGGGATCGAAGCAACAGCCCGATGCCCGGCTGGAAGGGTTGCAGCTGCCCGTCGGGGGAGCGGCCACCCTCGGCGAACCAGGTGAGGCTGTGTCCCCGGCCCAGGGCGGCGGCCGCCAGCCCAAGCGCCGTGGCCGGACCGCCGTAGGGGTCCACGGGCAGGACGTTGGTGCAGCGGCTCAGCCAGCGCCGGATCGCCGAACTGAACATGATGCCGGTCCAGCCACCCCAATAGAAGCGCGGCACCATGGATTGCGGCAGCGCGGCTGCCAGCGCCAGGGCATCCAGCGCGCTCTGGTGGTTCGGCACCAGGACCAACGGGCCGTCGGGGAGGTCCGGAACCTCCGGGTGCACGCGCAGCCGGAACCAGGCCCGCATGAGCGCCCGATCCATGGTCAGCAGCACCTGTCCGGTTAGGCGCTCATGCCGGCGTTGCGGTTCGAGCAGCGCTAGCTGTGTCTCGTTCAGGAGCAACTCGGGCTGGCGCAGTTGCTCCTCCAGGGTGGTGCCTGTGGCGGCGGCTTCCTCGGCCTCGGCCACCTCCCGCAGCAGATCGCGGACCGTTTCGATGCGGGCGAGGGCCTCTTCGGCCAGCAGCACGCCGCAGCGCTCCCGCAGTTCCAGGGTGAGATCCACCCAGCCCAGGGAGTCGACACCGAGGTCCAGGTGCATGCTGCTGTCAGGGGTCAGGCGCCGGTCCCGGAAGTGCTCGGCCAGGTTGTTCCACACGCGCCGGACCACGCCGATCTGCAGCAGTTGCTGGTCTTCGCCGGCCATCTGCTCTTCGGGCAACGGGCCGGGGGCCAGCGCAGCCTGTAGATCACCCCGGGCAAGTTCAGTGAAACGCTCGCGCAGCTTGTGCCGCCGCAGCTTGCCCAGGCGGGTTCGCGGCAGAGGGTCGGGGCTGACGCGGTAGTGGCCGACCTGGTGGTGGCTGGGCAGGGCGCCGTTGGCCTCGCCCAGGGCTTGCTGCATGCGGGCCTCTACCTGTTCTGCATCCAGGCCGCGGATGACACTCTGCTCCGGATGCAGCACGGCGGCCAGGCGCCCTTCGTGCTCTAGCACGCCGGCGTCACGGATGCCGTCCACGGCCACAAGGGCATGTTCCACCCGTTCCGGGTCGATGTTCTCGCCCCCGGGCAGCACGATCATCTCCGAGGCCCGCCCCTCCAGATAGAGGTAACCGTCGGCATCGAACCGGCCGAGATCCCCGGTGCGGTAGTAGCCGTCTTCGGTGAAGGCCCGGGCGGTCTTGTCCGGGAGCTTCCAGTAGCCGGCGAACACGTTCGGACCCCGCGCCTGGACCTCACCCAGACCCTGTTCGTCCGGGGTGGCCACCCGGAGGTCGACTCCGGGCAGGGGCAGGCCGGCGGAGCCGATCCGCACTTTCTCTGGTGGATTGTAGGTCAGGATGGGCGAGGTCTCCGTCAGCCCGTAACCGGTACCCACCTCCCAGCCCAGCGCCTGCAGGCGCTCGGCCAGATCGGCATCCAGAGCGGCTCCGCCGGCTACCACCAGGCGCAGGGACGGCGCCATGCGCTTGTGCAGGCCGCGAAACAGCAACGGTCCCGCGCGCCAGCCCAGATACCGCCGTGCCAGGCGGGAGCCCCGCAGCATGCCCTGGAAAAGCAGTCGCGGGATCTTGCCCCTCTCTGCGACGCGATTGTGGATTGCGGCATCCAGCGCCTGGTAGAGGCGGGGTACGCCGAGAAGCACCGTGGCGTCCCCTTCACGCATGGCGCGGACAATCTGGGGGCCCAGCACCGAATGCGGCAGCACCGTGGTGGCGCCCAGGGCCAGAACCACGATGATGCCGATGGTGAAGGGGTACACGTGGTGAAAGGGAAGCGGGACGAGAATGCGGTCATCCGGGCGGCCCACTTCCACGCCCAGCAGCCCGCCCGCGTTGGCGGCAATGTTGCCGTGGGTGAGCGGGACGCCCTTGGGCGGGCCCGTGGTGCCGGAGGTATAGAACAGCGCAGCCTGGTCCGCTGCGGTGATCGAGGGAAGGCGGTCCGGTTCCGGGCGGTCCGCACACCAGGCGCGCCAGCCCTCGGGAGCGTCCGGCGCTGCATCCAGGTGAATGGCCCTGGGCGGCGCATCCAGTTGCAACTCCTCCAGCCGCCGGGCTGCTTCGCCGGCGGTGAAGACATGGCGAATGCCGCTGTCCTGAATGGCGTGGGTGAGTTCCGTCGCCGGCATCTGGGTGTCCAGCGGGGTGACCACGGCCCCGGCATCGAGAATGGCCAGGCAGGCGACCATCCACTCGGCGGAATTGGGGGCCAGCAAGCCCACCGGTTCGCCCCGGGTGATGCCCGCCCGCGCCAGCCCGGCGGACAGGCACTGGCTGGTGAAGCCCAGTTCACGATACCGCCAGGAGATCAGTTCATCCCGCGTCAGTGCGCGAATGGCGTGACGTTGATCGCCGTCCTCAAGGGCGCGGACCAGCGTCTGCAGCGTCTCCAGGGTATCTGTCATCGGGCATCCTCCGGTTGTATCCGCCCAGACTGCCAGTCTGGATCGCGCAGGCGCTTGATGTGGATCAACGTCCGGCGACGGGGAAGGCCGGGGGACGGTTCCTGTGCAAGAATGACCCGGGTCGACCACATGCGGAGGATCATCATGACGGGCACCATTCTCATCACCGGGGGCACATCCGGTTTCGGCGCCGCCACCGCGCAGCGCTTCAGCGAGCAGGGCTGGAAGGTCATCATCACAGGCCGCCGCGGGGACCGGCTGCAGGCCATGCAGGAGCAGCTCGGCGGCCCCGAGCGGGTGCACACCCTGCAGTTCGACATCAGCGACCGCGCCGCCACCGAGCAGGCCATGACCAGTCTGCCCGAGGCGTTTGCCGACGTGGACGTGCTGGTCAACAACGCCGGCCTGGCTCTTGGCCGCGAGCCCGCCCACGAGTGCAGCATGGACGAGTGGGAGACCATGGTGGACACCAACATCAAGGGCCTTCTCTGCGCCACCCGCTGCATTCTTCCCGGGATGGTGGAGCGCAACCGCGGCCACGTGGTGAACCTTGGTTCCGTGGCCGGCAACTGGCCCTACCCCGGCGGCAATGTCTACTGCGGCACCAAGGCGTTCGTGCAGCAGTTCAGCCGCGCCATGCGCTCCGACCTCCAGGGCACTCGCGTGCGCGTCACCAACTTGGAGCCCGGCCTGTGCGAGACCGAGTTCTCCGTGGTGCGCTTCCGCGGCGACCAGGACAAGGCGGACAGCCTCTACGAAGGCAACGACCCCATGCTCCCCGAGGACATTGCCGAGATCATCTGGTGGGTCACCAGCCTCCCGGCCCGGGTCAACGTCAACAGCCTCGAGGTCATGCCCGTCACCCAGAGCTGGAACCCGCTGGCGGTGAAGCCGGTGAGATGAAGACGTAGTCCCCGACATTGCCGATGGCACACGTAGGGTGCATCTTGATGCACCGTCCCCGACAGGCCGGCCGCGGTGGTCCATCCGCGGCCGTCACGGTGCATCAAGATGCACCCTACTGTCCGGTCCCGCGCGGGAGCGACGTCAGTCGCGACATCACCCTGACACTTCGTCCCCACACACCGCCCCGCCCCCTTGTGACCTCTTCCCACCACCCTGATACTCACCCATAGGAACACCCCACCGACGACGGACCGCATCATCTCCGAAGGAGGGCGATGCATGGCACGGCACGAGCTGCTCAACGACCCCGACCACACGGCACTGCTGCTGGTGGACATCCAGCCGGACTTCATGAACGCCGGCCCGCTCGCCACCGCCGATGGTGACGCCATCATCCCCGGGGTGCGCGAACTCATGCAGGCCCCGCCCTGTGGCGTCCTGGTCGCCACCCAGGACTGGCACCCGGCCGGGCACGTTTCCTTCGCCAGCTCCCACGCGGGCCGGGATCCGTTCGATACCATCGAACTCCACGGCCACGACCAGGTGCTCTGGCCCGATCACTGCGTCCAGGGCACCGCCGGCGCCGAACTGGCGCCGAGCCTGCCGTGGGACCACGTGGACCTCATCCTGCGCAAGGGCTGCGACCCGCAGGTGGACTCCTACAGTGGTTTCCGCAACAACTGGGGTCCGGACGGCAAGCGTCCGCCCACCGGGCTGGCCGGTTACCTGCGCGAGCGTGGCGTGCACACCGTGCTGGTCTGCGGCCTGGCCCGGGATGTCTGCGTGCAGTGGACCGCGCAGGACGCCGTCGACGCCGGCTTCCACGCCGGCTTCATCTGGGACCTCACCCGGCCGGTGACCCACGACAACGACCAGGCGTGCCAGCAGGCGCTCAAGGCCGCCGGCGTGCACATCGTGGAGGCGGCGGACCTGACGGCATGAGCCAGGAAGGCAGTGCTCCCTGTGCAGGGTTGATTCTCTCCGGCGGCGGCGCCCGCGCCGCCTATCAGGTGGGTGTGCTCAAAGCCATCCGGCGGCTATTGCCCCACGGCGCACCCAACCCGTTCCCGGTGATCTGCGGCACCTCTGCCGGCGCCATCAACGCCGCCGCCATTGCCACCCACGCCACCCACTTCGGCCAGGGGGTCCGCGGCCTGGAAGCGGTGTGGTCGGGGTTCCGCGCCGAACAGGTCTACCGCACGGATGCCTGGGGCGTGTCCCGGCGGGCCCTGAAATGGTTGAGCGCCCTGTTCCTTGGCGGGGTCGGCGCTCACAACCCGGTGTCCCTGCTGGACAACCGCCCCCTGCGGGAGCTCCTGGGCCAGGTGCTGCGCTTTCAGCGGCTGGAGCAGGCCATCGCCAGCGGTGATCTGCGCGGGCTCAGCATCACCGCCTCGCGCTACACCGGCGGCGAGTCCGTCTCCTTCTTCCAGGGCCACCAGAGCATCCCCGAATGGGGTCGGGCCCGGCGGGTGGGGGTACGCACCCAGCTCGGGCTGCAGCACCTGCTGGCTTCCAGCGCCATTCCGGTGGTGTTCCCGGCAGTGCGCATCGGCGACAACTTCTACGGTGACGGCTCCGTGCGCCAGCTCGCCCCCATCAGCCCGGCCCTGCACATGGGCGCCGACCGGGTGCTGGTCATCGGCGTCAGCGGCCGGGTGGGTGTGGCGGGGGACGAGCAGGTACCGCAGCGCTACCCCAGCGTCGCCGAGATCCTCGGCCATGTGCTGGACTCCGCCTTCATCGACATGCTCGAAGGCGACCTGGAGCGCCTGGAGCGCGTCAACCGAACGCTGGAGTACATCCCGGAGAAGGCCCGCCGCCGGGAAGGCCCGGACCTGCGCCATATTCAGGCCCTGCACATCTCGCCCAGCGAGGAGCTGGACGACATCGCCGCCGCCCACGCCCACGAACTGCCCCGCAGCCTGCGCTTCTTCCTCCGTGGCAGCGGTGCCACCACCGGCGCCGGCTCCACCATTGCCAGCTATCTCCTGTTCGAACGCGGTTTCACCCGCGCCCTCATCGATCTCGGCTACCGCGATGCCCTGCAGCGGGAGAACGAAATCCTGCGTTTCCTCGGCTACGACCCGGAGCAGCTCTATGGCCGCTCGGGCACCGTTCCCGTGGATCTCTGGTAGCCGTTATACTGTTCATATATATAGTGATCGAGTTGTGCATTCGGGCAAGTCAACCGTTGACTTGACCACCGTATGTTCTACCATGAGCGACATTCCACCCCAAGATATTGGGGTTTTCTGGAAAAACCTGTAGACATGTTGTGGAACAGCCTGTGGATAGATAGGCCAAGTTCCTGATCTCAAAAAGACCAACAGGGGAGCCCACGAATGACCGATGCAGCCGAGGCACGGGATCTGCCGAAGGACGTCACAGAGATCGCCATCCAGAGCGCATCCTGGGACATCTGGGACAAGAAGTACCGCCTGAAGGCGAAGGACGGCCGTGTCATCGACGAAACCGTCGACGACACCTACAAGCGCGTGGCCTGGTCCCTGGCCCAGGTGGAAGAGACCGAGGCCAAGCGCCACGAGTGGTACGAGAAGTTCGTCTGGGCGCTGCGCCAGGGCGCGATCCCCGCCGGCCGCATCACCTCCAACGCCGGCGCCCAGGAGCACAAGCCGGCCACCAGCACCATCAACTGCACCGTCTCCGGCACCGTCGGCGACTCC
The DNA window shown above is from Aquisalimonas sp. 2447 and carries:
- a CDS encoding diguanylate cyclase, producing MVPDTSASSRIDELRRVALSKRRVYSWTLVCAAAIVLLSWWFRSPEDLFLAYVYPAVAVACMVLLVPLWRRTVPMRSMEMLLLGFGTAVVLSRLAWHFHSPGSIEERLLDLIGGHYWAVALLIVATVGILDRHRGLLFGLLIITASAILAGSGLLVEASHALVAGETVMKLVRVHIFLLAMLALVASVALLRDQLRSAMARAESWQRWANTDPLTGLANRRAGEHFLQEQTARATEDASPLSVLLLDIDRFKRINDTKGHAVGDAVLVDVAARLAEGVRQEDLVTRWGGEEFLIIAPSADTHEASRIGERIRRAVEQQPLAGVQCSVTAGIAQHRHGEQPHQLVSRADTCLYQGKTTGRNRVVAALEGEAGTDRAAGIDPEPAVVTADSR
- a CDS encoding AMP-binding protein, translated to MTDTLETLQTLVRALEDGDQRHAIRALTRDELISWRYRELGFTSQCLSAGLARAGITRGEPVGLLAPNSAEWMVACLAILDAGAVVTPLDTQMPATELTHAIQDSGIRHVFTAGEAARRLEELQLDAPPRAIHLDAAPDAPEGWRAWCADRPEPDRLPSITAADQAALFYTSGTTGPPKGVPLTHGNIAANAGGLLGVEVGRPDDRILVPLPFHHVYPFTIGIIVVLALGATTVLPHSVLGPQIVRAMREGDATVLLGVPRLYQALDAAIHNRVAERGKIPRLLFQGMLRGSRLARRYLGWRAGPLLFRGLHKRMAPSLRLVVAGGAALDADLAERLQALGWEVGTGYGLTETSPILTYNPPEKVRIGSAGLPLPGVDLRVATPDEQGLGEVQARGPNVFAGYWKLPDKTARAFTEDGYYRTGDLGRFDADGYLYLEGRASEMIVLPGGENIDPERVEHALVAVDGIRDAGVLEHEGRLAAVLHPEQSVIRGLDAEQVEARMQQALGEANGALPSHHQVGHYRVSPDPLPRTRLGKLRRHKLRERFTELARGDLQAALAPGPLPEEQMAGEDQQLLQIGVVRRVWNNLAEHFRDRRLTPDSSMHLDLGVDSLGWVDLTLELRERCGVLLAEEALARIETVRDLLREVAEAEEAAATGTTLEEQLRQPELLLNETQLALLEPQRRHERLTGQVLLTMDRALMRAWFRLRVHPEVPDLPDGPLVLVPNHQSALDALALAAALPQSMVPRFYWGGWTGIMFSSAIRRWLSRCTNVLPVDPYGGPATALGLAAAALGRGHSLTWFAEGGRSPDGQLQPFQPGIGLLLRSQAAVAVPVHIHGTYAAMPPRHRWPRRHPVTVTFGTPATVEELEQEGTGDQPQERIARALQQRVAAMAEESGNAS
- a CDS encoding patatin-like phospholipase family protein; amino-acid sequence: MSQEGSAPCAGLILSGGGARAAYQVGVLKAIRRLLPHGAPNPFPVICGTSAGAINAAAIATHATHFGQGVRGLEAVWSGFRAEQVYRTDAWGVSRRALKWLSALFLGGVGAHNPVSLLDNRPLRELLGQVLRFQRLEQAIASGDLRGLSITASRYTGGESVSFFQGHQSIPEWGRARRVGVRTQLGLQHLLASSAIPVVFPAVRIGDNFYGDGSVRQLAPISPALHMGADRVLVIGVSGRVGVAGDEQVPQRYPSVAEILGHVLDSAFIDMLEGDLERLERVNRTLEYIPEKARRREGPDLRHIQALHISPSEELDDIAAAHAHELPRSLRFFLRGSGATTGAGSTIASYLLFERGFTRALIDLGYRDALQRENEILRFLGYDPEQLYGRSGTVPVDLW
- a CDS encoding SDR family oxidoreductase; protein product: MTGTILITGGTSGFGAATAQRFSEQGWKVIITGRRGDRLQAMQEQLGGPERVHTLQFDISDRAATEQAMTSLPEAFADVDVLVNNAGLALGREPAHECSMDEWETMVDTNIKGLLCATRCILPGMVERNRGHVVNLGSVAGNWPYPGGNVYCGTKAFVQQFSRAMRSDLQGTRVRVTNLEPGLCETEFSVVRFRGDQDKADSLYEGNDPMLPEDIAEIIWWVTSLPARVNVNSLEVMPVTQSWNPLAVKPVR
- a CDS encoding nicotinamidase, giving the protein MARHELLNDPDHTALLLVDIQPDFMNAGPLATADGDAIIPGVRELMQAPPCGVLVATQDWHPAGHVSFASSHAGRDPFDTIELHGHDQVLWPDHCVQGTAGAELAPSLPWDHVDLILRKGCDPQVDSYSGFRNNWGPDGKRPPTGLAGYLRERGVHTVLVCGLARDVCVQWTAQDAVDAGFHAGFIWDLTRPVTHDNDQACQQALKAAGVHIVEAADLTA